A genome region from Leguminivora glycinivorella isolate SPB_JAAS2020 chromosome 13, LegGlyc_1.1, whole genome shotgun sequence includes the following:
- the LOC125232760 gene encoding uncharacterized protein LOC125232760: MSSDIIQTRNTVPRKRGRPAGRGRVSLTLYEKRALNASYEKERRAAMNEALENLAKEDGVQSTLSVPDLLAEVSTLLQKSMKRDKYWDAERLRKANEDLESEIEMLEYCFPTETEPKRTCPMKRKVADCGWPSPPSKRVSTSPSQEPVPVSTCQRVLPRLVRRASAPDTGSQQSQLQTRQEESYAFPLACVEEHLSPHFPEGVGCSSLDSAPSPVYCSIKNVQAQITSTVDNGWGRSLQR; the protein is encoded by the exons atgTCTTCTGATATAATTCAAACGCGTAACACAGTGCCCCGTAAGCGGGGAAGACCCGCAGGAAGAGGTCGAGTTTCTCTTACTTTA TATGAAAAACGAGCTCTCAATGCGTCGTATGAGAAGGAGAGAAGAGCTGCTATGAACGAAGCTCTAGAAAATTTGGCGAAAGAGGACGGTGTGCAGAGTACT TTGTCTGTTCCGGACCTGCTAGCGGAGGTCTCGACGCTTCTACAAAAGTCGATGAAGCGCGACAAATACTGGGACGCTGAGAGACTGCGGAAAGCCAATGAGGACCTGGAATCTGAAA TAGAAATGTTGGAGTACTGTTTTCCGACGGAAACAGAGCCTAAGAGGACATGTCCAATGAAGAGAAAAGTTGCTGATTGTGGCTGGCCGAGTCCTCCCAGCAAGCGGGTCTCGACAAGTCCATCTCAGGAGCCTGTGCCGGTTTCGACATGTCAGCGAGTGCTGCCACGACTAGTTCGGCGCGCTTCTGCACCGGACACGGGTTCCCAGCAATCCCAGCTACAGACACGCCAAGAAGAGTCCTATGCTTTCCCGTTGGCTTGTGTGGAGGAACATCTTTCACCACATTTCCCCGAAGGCGTTGGATGTTCATCTTTGGATTCTGCGCCGTCTCCAGTATACTGCAGCATT AAGAATGTGCAAGCGCAGATTACCTCCACTGTTGATAACGGGTGGGGGCGTAGCTTGCAGCGATAA
- the LOC125232352 gene encoding uncharacterized protein LOC125232352, with the protein MSSDIIQTRNTVPRKRGRPAGRGRVSLTLYEKRALNASYEKERRAAMNEALENLAKEAGVQSTLSVPDLLAEVSTLLQKSMKRDKYWDAERLRKANEDLESEIEMLEYCFPTETEPKRTCPMKRKVADCGWPSPPSKRVSTSPSQEPVPVSTCQRVLPRLVRRASAPDTGSQQSQLQTRQEESYAFPLACVEEHLSPHFPEGVGCSSLDSAPSPVYCSIVEPSAKNENLAEVANFGTIDATAGARVSLSQFDFWATEEDIVSLYF; encoded by the exons atgTCTTCTGATATAATTCAAACGCGTAACACAGTGCCCCGTAAGCGGGGAAGACCCGCAGGAAGAGGTCGAGTTTCTCTTACTTTA TATGAAAAACGAGCTCTCAATGCGTCGTATGAGAAGGAGAGAAGAGCTGCTATGAACGAAGCTCTAGAAAATTTGGCGAAAGAGGCCGGTGTGCAGAGTACT TTGTCTGTTCCGGACCTGCTAGCGGAGGTCTCGACGCTTCTACAAAAGTCGATGAAGCGCGACAAATACTGGGACGCTGAGAGACTGCGGAAAGCCAATGAGGACCTGGAATCTGAAA TAGAAATGTTGGAGTACTGTTTTCCGACGGAAACAGAGCCTAAGAGGACATGTCCAATGAAGAGAAAAGTTGCTGATTGTGGCTGGCCGAGTCCTCCCAGCAAGCGGGTCTCGACAAGTCCATCTCAGGAGCCTGTGCCGGTTTCGACATGTCAGCGAGTGCTGCCACGACTAGTTCGGCGCGCTTCTGCACCGGACACGGGTTCCCAGCAATCCCAGCTACAGACACGCCAAGAAGAGTCCTATGCTTTCCCGTTGGCTTGTGTGGAGGAACATCTTTCACCACATTTCCCCGAAGGCGTTGGATGTTCATCTTTGGATTCTGCGCCGTCTCCAGTATACTGCAGCATTGTGGAGCCAAGTGCGAAGAATGAAAACCTGGCTGAGGTGGCCAATTTTGGTACTATAGATGCAACTGCAGGTGCACGGGTCTCCTTGAGTCAGTTCGACTTTTGGGCGACGGAAGAAGACATCGTCTCGCtttatttttaa
- the LOC125232750 gene encoding proteoglycan 4-like has product MQNNIRNTAARLLAGGDYSEAEPSTPVALAAFLTPVPLKRTLRTRECGDWHQLASTSVAKTLQDRPPMDERKKNVRSRSGGRTPLPPGDEVGSWEDGFLPLPPNYAPGSIAGSDEFDTAEDTAGEAPAPRPAETAETAPEPAPGPASREPEQDKIPLPVPTTRPIFFAHGEQPGDLIDQLHHDTVAVANFMESRPGLSDGLIAWMAAYVRITEHELGFETELLPEDHNFITFLRAHPIPNLRSDKRRRDSPDAPAAPEKRTCRQPTPQANPRDPRLRRRSRSLEGPSLATPQSTHQPTTEPPWRAPSPTSTIGKMGFAGVVLRRLDISGRRHPPTSLMPQSEKEIEEQPDARTLPPTEETTKPPQQPQPEEGTPRGPDPSVPFIDIDLPETQKSTHPPEPLTREAPESRDQPPPPGPTPPDEPKPQRDPARSRPSTRPGTQDPPAASTTATTGPPAKAPTTADNSKDPPIAPAGKGTYADKAAAPSQATTDKKKEQQQAPQPKKEKYPTMSVPVFPNWTKELAAIKEKLGRAANNKPTGRGIIFLPATAEEYRVVYDHLESLGQSIEWHVYQLEKDRQMKVALRGLPSDTPTEEIQAACVEMGYPVVHVKQINAREGRPGCVYFLQLAGPRGTSRRYIR; this is encoded by the exons ATGC aaaataatATAAGGAATACAGCGGCCCGGCTCCTAGCCGGAGGGGATTACAGCGAAGCAGAACCATCGACGCCAGTCGCCCTCGCCGCATTTCTGACCCCGGTCCCTCTAAAAAGGACGCTCCGGACGAGGGAATGCGGGGACTGGCACCAGCTGGCGTCGACGAGCGTCGCTAAGACCCTGCAGGACCGCCCGCCCATGGACGAGCGGAAGAAAAACGTGCGG TCGCGGAGCGGGGGGAGGACACCGCTGCCGCCCGGGGACGAGGTGGGTAGCTGGGAGGACGGTTTTCTCCCTCTACCCCCCAACTATGCCCCCGGTTCGATCGCAGGCAGCGACGAATTCGATACGGCGGAGGACACCGCCGGCGAAGCCCCCGCCCCCCGCCCCGCGGAAACAGCGGAGACAGCACCAGAGCCTGCTCCAGGCCCTGCAAGCAGAGAACCAGAACAGGACAAGATACCACTCCCGGTCCCGACGACGCGACCCATCTTCTTCGCGCACGGAGAACAGCCAGGCGACCTGATTGACCAACTGCACCATGACACGGTTGCCGTTGCCAATTTTATGGAGTCACGCCCAGGGCTGTCAGACGGCCTGATAGCCTGGATGGCCGCGTACGTCCGTATCACGGAACACGAACTCGGCTTTGAGACCGAGCTACTCCCGGAGGACCATAACTTCATCACCTTCCTCAGAGCGCATCCAATCCCAAACCTGAGATCGGACAAGAGGAGGAGAGACTCCCCAGACGCCCCCGCAGCCCCCGAGAAGAGGACCTGCAGACAACCAACCCCCCAGGCAAACCCCCGGGACCCGAGATTGCGTCGCCGATCAAGGTCGCTGGAGGGGCCCTCACTTGCGACACCACAAAGCACCCATCAACCCACTACGGAGCCACCATGGAGGGCCCCCTCCCCGACCTCAACGATCGGGAAAATGGGATTCGCGGGGGTGGTATTGCGGAGACTGGACATCTCTGGCCGCCGCCACCCCCCCACCTCATTGATGCCCCAGTCAGAAAAAGAAATAGAAGAGCAACCTGACGCTAGGACACTGCCTCCAACGGAGGAAACAACGAAACCACCTCAGCAGCCCCAACCGGAGGAGGGGACCCCCAGGGGCCCGGACCCCTCAGTCCCCTTCATCGACATAGATCTACCTGAGACGCAGAAAAGCACCCATCCACCGGAGCCGCTGACGCGGGAGGCCCCGGAATCCAGGGACCAACCGCCGCCACCAGGCCCCACACCACCTGACGAGCCCAAACCCCAGCGAGACCCAGCCAGGAGCCGCCCAAGCACcaggccaggaactcaggaccCACCAGCTGCATCAACAACAGCCACAACAGGGCCTCCAGCAAAGGCCCCAACCACTGCAGACAACAGCAAAGATCCCCCCATCGCACCAGCTGGCAAGGGGACCTACGCTGACAAAGCAGCCGCGCCCTCTCAGGCGACGACCGACAAGAAGAAGGAGCAGCAGCAAGCCCCCCAACCAAAGAAGGAGAAGTACCCGACCATGTCGGTCCCGGTCTTCCCAAACTGGACTAAGGAGCTGGCAGCCATAAAGGAAAAGCTAGGAAGAGCAGCCAACAACAAACCTACGGGGAGAGGCATCATCTTCCTACCTGCCACTGCCGAGGAGTACAGGGTGGTCTACGACCACCTGGAAAGCCTGGGCCAATCCATTGAGTGGCATGTCTACCAGCTGGAGAAGGATCGCCAAATGAAGGTGGCCCTGCGTGGACTACCATCAGACACACCAACGGAAGAAATCCAAGCGGCCTGCGTGGAAATGGGGTACCCTGTAGTCCACGTAAAACAGATAAACGCCAGGGAGGGCAGACCAGGCTGCGTCTACTTCCTCCAGCTGGCAGGCCCCCGAGGGACTTCACGAAGATATATTCGCTGA